One Pseudomonas sp. C27(2019) DNA window includes the following coding sequences:
- a CDS encoding restriction endonuclease subunit S codes for MVPEGWQRNDLKSYISIKHGFAFKSEHFDSNGRLVLLTPGNFYETGGFKGQSTKTKYYNGEFPAEYLLPKGALLLAMTEQAEGLLGSALFVPEEGKYLHNQRLGLVKIVDKSQVCSEFLYLFFNDPSNRKEIAAQSTGTKVKHTSPNRLCSVVGLIPPLSEQHKIAQIISTWDKAITTIEQLIANSQQQKKALMQQLLTGKKRLLDDNGVRFSDHFKRYKLADLVKIDAVNINSKTPDDFKFDYISLSDVNYGAINKELARHTYKNAPSRARRIVSEEDILFATVRPNLQAFAKITKKHSDCVVSTGFAVLSTKKNTCSDYVYQYLFSAHITGQINALVVGTNYPAINSSDVAGLNIYCPTHAEQQKIASVLSTADQEVEALQQKLTHLNQEKKALMQQLLTGKRRVKV; via the coding sequence ATGGTGCCTGAGGGATGGCAAAGAAATGATTTAAAGAGCTATATATCTATAAAGCATGGCTTTGCTTTTAAAAGCGAACACTTCGATAGCAATGGGCGCTTGGTTTTACTAACGCCTGGAAACTTCTACGAAACAGGTGGCTTTAAAGGGCAAAGCACTAAAACCAAATATTATAATGGTGAATTTCCTGCAGAATATTTATTACCTAAAGGAGCATTGCTGCTTGCAATGACAGAGCAGGCAGAAGGTCTCCTAGGTAGCGCTCTTTTTGTACCCGAAGAGGGAAAGTACCTGCATAACCAGCGTCTTGGCCTCGTTAAAATAGTTGACAAGTCTCAAGTTTGCTCAGAGTTTTTGTATTTATTTTTTAATGACCCCTCTAACAGAAAGGAAATCGCAGCACAATCAACAGGTACAAAGGTCAAGCATACGTCACCGAACCGCTTATGTTCAGTAGTCGGCCTAATACCCCCGCTTTCTGAGCAGCATAAAATCGCTCAAATCATATCCACTTGGGACAAAGCCATCACCACCATCGAACAACTGATCGCCAACAGCCAGCAGCAGAAAAAAGCTCTAATGCAGCAACTCCTTACCGGAAAAAAACGGCTACTGGATGACAATGGAGTTAGGTTTAGTGACCATTTTAAGCGCTATAAACTTGCAGACCTTGTAAAAATTGACGCTGTAAATATCAATTCAAAAACACCTGATGACTTTAAGTTTGACTACATATCCCTGTCTGATGTTAATTATGGCGCTATAAACAAGGAACTTGCGCGGCACACGTATAAAAACGCACCCAGTCGAGCGCGTAGAATCGTATCAGAAGAAGACATTTTATTTGCCACCGTGCGCCCAAATCTTCAAGCATTTGCGAAAATCACAAAAAAACATTCTGACTGTGTAGTTTCAACAGGCTTTGCAGTGCTCAGCACAAAAAAAAATACTTGTAGTGATTATGTTTACCAGTATCTCTTCAGCGCACATATAACAGGGCAAATTAATGCATTAGTAGTAGGCACAAACTACCCAGCTATTAACTCATCTGATGTAGCTGGCCTTAATATTTACTGCCCAACACATGCAGAACAACAAAAAATCGCCAGCGTACTATCCACCGCCGACCAAGAAGTCGAAGCTTTACAACAAAAGCTTACCCATCTAAATCAAGAGAAAAAAGCCCTGATGCAGCAGCTACTAACTGGCAAACGACGAGTAAAGGTATAG